The following are encoded together in the Oncorhynchus kisutch isolate 150728-3 linkage group LG8, Okis_V2, whole genome shotgun sequence genome:
- the riok2 gene encoding serine/threonine-protein kinase RIO2 translates to MGKLNVVVLRYLSRDDFRVLTAVEMGMKNHEVVPVSLISSIASLRHGGCNKILRELVKHKIVAYERTKMVHGYRLNYGGYDYLALKTFCSREILLSVGNQMGVGKESDIYIVASPEGEQYALKLHRLGRTSFRNLKNKRDYHKHRKNMSWLYLSRLSAMKEYAYMKALYERGFPVPKPIDYNRHAVVMELINGYPLCQVRELEDPSSMYNDVMELIVKLANHGLIHGDFNEFNLMLDDHDHVTMIDFPQMVSTTHFNAEWYFDRDVKCIRDFFAKRYNYESELYPTFKDIRRSVSLDVEISASGFTKDFERDAALLDPKGPDGEEDEGEEDEGEEDEGEEEEDMENTMDKEEYRHAILELEGLKVSDTEIHTETGNKDGERDPGRGGGEQRATDPEAVMGGLGEEREKEEEDVCPELVDLSSSNREFKPFRDSDSLLHVVEHSRRRTDSEATAGSVGSCSTIPLEVVRAKVRRQLSKQQKAAQRRRLIKGESNLVTAERRENQSNIKSSLETDGFWG, encoded by the exons ATGGGCAAATTAAATGTTGTAGTTTTGAGGTATCTGTCCAGAGATGACTTCCGTGTCCTCACAGCG GTTGAGATGGGGATGAAAAACCATGAGGTAGTTCCAGTCAGCCTCATATCCTCCATCGCCAGCCTGCGTCACGGAGGCTGCAACAAGATCCTCAGAGAGCTCGTTAAGCACAAAATAGTGGCCTACGAGCGTACTAAGA tGGTACATGGCTACCGTCTGAACTATGGGGGCTATGACTACCTGGCTTTGAAGACGTTCTGCTCTAGAGAAATACTCCTTTCTGTCGGGAACCAGATGGGAGTTGGGAAAGAGTCAG ATATCTACATCGTGGCCAGTCCAGAGGGGGAGCAGTACGCGCTGAAGCTCCACAGGCTGGGGAGGACCTCCTTCAGGAACCTGAAGAACAAGAGAGACTACCACAAACACAGGAAGAACATGTCCTGGCTTTACCTCTCACGCCTCTCGGCCATGAAGGAGTACGCCTACATGAAG gcCCTGTACGAACGAGGGTTTCCTGTCCCTAAGCCCATTGACTATAACAGACACGCTGTGGTTATGGAGCTCATCAATGGATACCCACT CTGTCAGGTGCGTGAGCTGGAAGACCCGTCCTCCATGTACAATGATGTCATGGAGCTGATAGTGAAGCTGGCCAATCATGGCCTGATCCACGGGGACTTCAATGAGTTTAACCTGATGCTGGACGACCACGATCACGTGACCATGATCGACTTCCCCCAAATGGTGTCTACCacacacttcaatgcagagtg GTATTTTGACCGGGATGTCAAATGTATACGAGATTTCTTTGCCAAAAGATACAATTATGAGAGTGAGCTGTACCCAACCTTCAAAGACATCAG ACGTTCCGTTTCTCTGGACGTTGAGATCTCAGCCAGCGGCTTCACCAAAGACTTTGAGAGAGACGCAGCATTGCTTGATCCTAAAGgaccagatggagaggaggacgagggagaggaggacgaaggagaggaggacgaaggagaggaagaggaggatatgGAGAATACAATGGACAAGGAGGAGTATAGGCATGCTATATTGGAACTGGAGGGGCTCAAAGTCAgtgacacagagatacacactgagacaggaaacaaggatggagagagagacccagggagagggggaggagaacagagagcgaCTGATCCAGAGGCTGTGATGGGTGGTCTTGGtgaagagagggaaaaggaggaagaggatgtgTGTCCTGAGCTGGTCGACCTCTCCTCCTCCAACAGAGAATTCAAACCTTTCAG AGACTCAGACAGCCTGCTTCATGTGGTTGAGCACAGCAGGAGGAGGACGGACAGTGAGGCTACCGCCGGCAGTGTAGGCAGCTGCTCTACTATACCACTG gagGTGGTTCGTGCAAAGGTGCGGAGACAGCTTAGTAAGCAGCAGAAAGCAGCTCAGAGGAGACGACTGATAAAGGGAGAATCTAACCTGGtcactgcagagaggagagagaatcagAGTAACATCAAATCTAGTCTGGAGACTGATGGCTTCTGGGGCTGA
- the LOC109895996 gene encoding dnaJ homolog subfamily B member 5-like isoform X2 gives MGKDYYKMLGIPKGSNEEEIKKAYRRMALKFHPDKNTDANAEDKFKEIAEAYEVLSDPKKRVIYDQLGEEGLKAGGSSGQSGVPGGSYHYTFHGDPHATFASFFGGSNPFDMFFGPHRNHHNRSNGFHSKVHNHHNDHDMETDLDEDDPFASFTHFGFPGGVNGFPGHGGGRRRGVKSERLAGSRRQQDPPVIHELKVSLEEIFHGCTKRMKITRRRLNPDGRSSRTEDKILNIVIKRGWKEGTKITFPKEGDETPENIPADIAFVLKDKGHAHFRRDSSNIIYTCNISLKECREMSVCSYTSVLHLKGTVPLNTLPSSSHPSSLCGLS, from the exons ATGGGGAAGGACTACTATAAGATGCTGGGTATTCCTAAGGGTTCTAACGAGGAGGAGATAAAGAAGGCATATCGCCGCATGGCGCTGAAGTTCCACCCAGACAAGAACACAGACGCtaatgcagaggataagtttaaaGAGATCGCTGAGGCCTATGAAGTTCTGAGTGACCCCAAGAAGAGGGTCATCTACGACCAGCtaggagaggagg gtCTGAAGGCGGGGGGCAGTAGTGGTCAGTCTGGGGTTCCTGGTGGGTCATACCACTACACCTTCCATGGGGACCCCCACGCCACCTTCGCATCCTTCTTTGGCGGCTCCAACCCCTTCGACATGTTCTTCGGACCGCACCGCAACCACCATAACCGCTCCAACGGCTTCCACTCCAAGGTCCACAACCACCACAATGATCATGACATGGAAACCGACTTGGATGAGGATGACCCCTTCGCCTCTTTCACACACTTCGGCTTCCCCGGGGGGGTCAACGGCTTCCCTGGCCATGGCGGGGGCAGGAGGAGGGGAGTGAAGTCAGAACGTCTGGCGGGTTCCAGGAGGCAGCAGGACCCCCCGGTGATCCATGAGCTGAAGGTGTCTCTGGAGGAGATCTTCCATGGTTGCACCAAGCGGATGAAGATCACCAGGAGGAGGCTGAACCCCGATGGCAGGAGCAGCCGGACGGAGGATAAGATCCTGAACATCGTGATAAaaaggggatggaaggagggcaCCAAGATCACCTTCCCTAAGGAGGGGGACGAGACACCAGAGAACATTCCAGCAGACATCGCCTTTGTGCTCAAAGACAAAGGACATGCCCACTTTAGGAGGGACAGCTCCAATATCATCTACACCTGCAATATCAGTCTGAAGGAG TGCCGGGAGATGTCTGTGTGCAGTTACACATCGGTACTGCACCTAAAAGGAACTGTTCCTCTGAATACACTACCTAGCTCATCACATCCCTCCAGTCTCTGTGGATTGAGTTGA